One window of the Rosa rugosa chromosome 3, drRosRugo1.1, whole genome shotgun sequence genome contains the following:
- the LOC133740643 gene encoding probable CoA ligase CCL6 isoform X2 has protein sequence MEIVELSIPSLEYELSFYCGFPPFSFYNLPTMLSQQKNPPRDLQPLPPQPQLASNHSHAQPDKHTFSISKLANLQKGLTKAKAAPLLDKLVFDKIKQELGGQVRIMLSGAAPLPRHVEEFIRRICLLNRVGLTESCGGCFTSLGNVYPMIGTVGAPLTTIEARLESVPELGYDALSSVPCGEIFLGGKTLFSGYHKRQDLTEEVLIDGWFRTGDIGGWQPNGAMKVTDRKMEVFKLSQGEYVAMESIESKYLQWPLITSIWVYGNGFESFLVAVVVPGRKALEDWAAEHHLTDDYKSLCQNLKARNYILDELNITGQKQQLRGFELLEAASKFGSDGKEGR, from the exons ATGGAGATTGTAGAGCTCTCCATCCCAAG TTTAGAATACGAGCTTTCCTTCTACTGTGGTTTTCCCCCATTTTCGTTTTACAATCTTCCTACTATGCTATCTCAGCAGAAAAACCCACCTAGGGATTTGCAACCTCTGCCGCCGCAGCCACAGTTAGCTTCAAATCATAGTCATGCTCAACCCGATAAGCATACATTCTCTATAAG CAAGTTGGCAAATCTGCAGAAGGGCCTAACAAAAGCAAAAGCGGCACCTCTCTTGGACAAGCTTGTTTTTGACA AGATAAAACAAGAGCTAGGAGGACAAGTTCGTATAATGTTGTCTGGTGCTGCACCTTTGCCCAGGCATGTGGAGGAATTTATCAGAAGGATATG TTTGTTAAATCGTGTAGGCCTTACTGAAAGCTGTGGTGGGTGTTTTACGTCCCTTGGCAATGTTTATCCTATGATTGGAACTGTTGGTGCCCCCCTGACAACTATTGAAGCGCGGCTTGAGTCGGTCCCAGAACTGGGATATGATGCACTTTCTAGTGTGCCATGTGGAGAGATTTTCCTAGGAGGAAAAACCTTGTTTTCTGGTTACCACAAGCGACAAGATCTAACTGAAGAAGTCCTTATTGATGGGTGGTTCCGTACAG GTGATATAGGAGGATGGCAGCCTAATGGAGCAATGAAAGTTACAGACAGGAAAATGGAAGTATTTAAACTGTCTCAAGGTGAATATGTTGCTATGGAAAGCATTGAAAGCAAATACTTGCAATGGCCCCTTATCACATCG ATATGGGTTTATGGGAACGGCTTTGAGTCATTTCTTGTTGCTGTGGTTGTTCCTGGCAGAAAGGCCTTGGAGGACTGGGCAGCTGAGCATCATTTGACTGATGATTACAAATCATTGTGTCAAAACCTGAAAGCAAGAAATTACATTTTGGATGAGCTCAATATTACGGGTCAGAAACAGCAA CTTCGAGGGTTTGAGTTGTTAGAAGCAGCTTCAAAATTTGGTTCAGATGGCAAAGAAGGAAGATGA
- the LOC133740643 gene encoding probable CoA ligase CCL6 isoform X1, producing the protein MEIVELSIPSLEYELSFYCGFPPFSFYNLPTMLSQQKNPPRDLQPLPPQPQLASNHSHAQPDKHTFSISKLANLQKGLTKAKAAPLLDKLVFDKIKQELGGQVRIMLSGAAPLPRHVEEFIRRICLLNRVGLTESCGGCFTSLGNVYPMIGTVGAPLTTIEARLESVPELGYDALSSVPCGEIFLGGKTLFSGYHKRQDLTEEVLIDGWFRTGDIGGWQPNGAMKVTDRKMEVFKLSQGEYVAMESIESKYLQWPLITSKLQLDIFTSYLSSGRQIWVYGNGFESFLVAVVVPGRKALEDWAAEHHLTDDYKSLCQNLKARNYILDELNITGQKQQLRGFELLEAASKFGSDGKEGR; encoded by the exons ATGGAGATTGTAGAGCTCTCCATCCCAAG TTTAGAATACGAGCTTTCCTTCTACTGTGGTTTTCCCCCATTTTCGTTTTACAATCTTCCTACTATGCTATCTCAGCAGAAAAACCCACCTAGGGATTTGCAACCTCTGCCGCCGCAGCCACAGTTAGCTTCAAATCATAGTCATGCTCAACCCGATAAGCATACATTCTCTATAAG CAAGTTGGCAAATCTGCAGAAGGGCCTAACAAAAGCAAAAGCGGCACCTCTCTTGGACAAGCTTGTTTTTGACA AGATAAAACAAGAGCTAGGAGGACAAGTTCGTATAATGTTGTCTGGTGCTGCACCTTTGCCCAGGCATGTGGAGGAATTTATCAGAAGGATATG TTTGTTAAATCGTGTAGGCCTTACTGAAAGCTGTGGTGGGTGTTTTACGTCCCTTGGCAATGTTTATCCTATGATTGGAACTGTTGGTGCCCCCCTGACAACTATTGAAGCGCGGCTTGAGTCGGTCCCAGAACTGGGATATGATGCACTTTCTAGTGTGCCATGTGGAGAGATTTTCCTAGGAGGAAAAACCTTGTTTTCTGGTTACCACAAGCGACAAGATCTAACTGAAGAAGTCCTTATTGATGGGTGGTTCCGTACAG GTGATATAGGAGGATGGCAGCCTAATGGAGCAATGAAAGTTACAGACAGGAAAATGGAAGTATTTAAACTGTCTCAAGGTGAATATGTTGCTATGGAAAGCATTGAAAGCAAATACTTGCAATGGCCCCTTATCACATCG AAGTTACAGCTGGATATCTTTACATCTTACCTTTCATCTGGTCGGCAGATATGGGTTTATGGGAACGGCTTTGAGTCATTTCTTGTTGCTGTGGTTGTTCCTGGCAGAAAGGCCTTGGAGGACTGGGCAGCTGAGCATCATTTGACTGATGATTACAAATCATTGTGTCAAAACCTGAAAGCAAGAAATTACATTTTGGATGAGCTCAATATTACGGGTCAGAAACAGCAA CTTCGAGGGTTTGAGTTGTTAGAAGCAGCTTCAAAATTTGGTTCAGATGGCAAAGAAGGAAGATGA
- the LOC133737275 gene encoding TMV resistance protein N-like: MAIQLGASSSFSSVFSTRSHTHDVFLSFRGEDTRSAFTGHLYWNLLQKGINTFIDDELTRGEEISQALLRAIEGSKLSLIVFSENYASSKWCLDELVHILECRRSKNQMVRPIFYNVEPSDVRNQRGTFGEALAQYERRFKGDMDMVLRWRAALSEAANLSGWHFSGGYEYEFIDKIVEEISAKVKEPTYLDMPKCQVGLDSRVKHILKMLDVEGSDVRMVGIWGIGGIGKTTIAKAVYNTIAHKFDGSCFLANVREYSDQHGGLVDLQNTLLSTIVRQKELKINNVHEGNTLLRRTLRYKRVLLVLDDVNKLDQLCALAGASDWFGCGSRIIITTRDKRLLTAHEVNPIYKARELDDHEGCELFRLYAFKKKKNHDDDEKLWISTIVRYAHGLPLALVVLGSHLCGRPIHEWQAMLDGYKRNHPKDIRDTLKVNYDGLEETVKEVFLDIACFFNGRNTRVVIHILEDCDRNNPKHSIEVLEEKALINVDVYGCISMHDLLEEMGKAIARQESTKLGERSRLWHHKDVHDVLTKNMGTSKTEGIVIKMPTADEICLNPKCFKKMRNLKIFININGWFCGKVDYYPNQLQLLEWRDCPLKFFPRNFNMKNIIQLNMPRSCISRFKSMENLKSLNLSGCKFLTQSPDLSGSPNLEFLDLSNCKRLKEVHSSVGSLKKLVDLNLQKCSNLVRLPGEVNWRSLRSINLNYCTRLESFPEIEGEMKYMTSLSLDHTGIKALPSSIGYLINLRSLVLANCGNLTDLPCGIYALQKLEFVSLNCPKLEKFPKKVDSEVLPTYSKVSHDNNRDSLTKR, translated from the exons ATGGCCATCCAATTgggagcttcttcttctttctcctctGTTTTTTCCACCCGTTCACACACACACGATGTGTTTCTGAGTTTCAGAGGCGAGGATACTCGCTCTGCTTTCACAGGCCATTTGTACTGGAATTTGCTTCAGAAGGGAATCAACACCTTCATAGATGATGAGCTTACAAGAGGAGAGGAAATATCACAAGCACTTCTGCGAGCCATTGAAGGATCAAAGCTCTCTCTTATTGTTTTCTCTGAAAACTATGCATCCTCCAAGTGGTGTTTGGATGAACTAGTTCATATCCTTGAATGTAGAAGATCAAAGAACCAAATGGTTCGGCCAATCTTTTACAACGTGGAACCCTCGGATGTAAGAAACCAACGAGGTACATTTGGTGAGGCACTTGCACAGTATGAACGCAGATTCAAAGGTGACATGGACATGGTGTTAAGGTGGAGAGCAGCTCTTTCAGAAGCAGCAAATTTATCTGGGTGGCATTTCTCGGGCGG ATATGAATATGAATTTATTGATAAAATTGTTGAAGAGATTTCTGCAAAAGTAAAAGAACCTACCTATTTGGATATGCCAAAGTGCCAAGTTGGGCTAGACTCTCGGGTAAAACATATACTTAAAATGTTAGATGTTGAAGGAAGTGATGTACGCATGGTAGGAATATGGGGAATTGGCGGAATAGGCAAAACAACAATTGCCAAAGCTGTTTACAATACAATTGCCCATAAGTTTGATGGTAGCTGCTTTTTGGCAAATGTTAGAGAATATTCAGACCAACATGGAGGTTTAGTCGACCTACAAAATACTCTTCTCTCTACCATTGTGCGGCAGAAAGAATTGAAAATAAACAATGTTCATGAAGGAAACACTTTGTTGCGTAGAACGTTGAGATACAAAAGGGTTCTCTtagttcttgatgatgtgaataAATTAGACCAGCTATGTGCATTAGCCGGAGCATCAGATTGGTTTGGTTGTGGCAGCAGAATTATCATAACAACAAGAGATAAGCGTTTGTTGACTGCTCACGAAGTCAATCCTATATACAAGGCCAGGGAACTGGATGATCACGAAGGTTGTGAGCTCTTCAGGTTATATgccttcaagaaaaagaaaaatcatgatgatgatgagaaaCTCTGGATTAGCACTATTGTTAGATATGCTCATGGCCTTCCGTTAGCCCTGGTAGTTTTGGGTTCACATCTATGTGGTAGACCTATACATGAATGGCAAGCTATGTTAGATGGTTATAAAAGAAATCATCCCAAAGACATTCGAGATACTCTCAAAGTCAATTATGATGGACTGGAAGAAACagtgaaagaagttttcctCGACATTGCTTGTTTCTTCAACGGTAGGAATACAAGGGTTGTGATACATATACTAGAAGATTGTGACCGCAACAACCCCAAGCATAGTATTGAAGTTCTTGAAGAAAAGGCACTCATAAATGTTGATGTATATGGTTGTATTTCCATGCATGATTTGCTAGAAGAGATGGGAAAAGCTATAGCTCGGCAAGAGTCTACAAAGCTTGGTGAGCGAAGCAGATTGTGGCATCATAAGGATGTGCATGATGTTCTAACAAAAAACATG GGAACAAGTAAAACTGAAGGTATAGTGATAAAAATGCCTACAGCAGATGAGATATGCTTGAATCCTAAATGCTTCAAAAAGATGAGAAATCTTAAAATTTTCATAAACATCAATGGATGGTTTTGTGGAAAGGTTGATTATTATCCGAATCAGTTGCAGTTACTTGAATGGCGTGACTGCCCGCTAAAATTTTTTCCCCGCAATTTTAATATGAAGAATATAATTCAACTTAATATGCCTCGTAGCTGCATCTCACGTTTCAAG AGTATGGAAAATCTGAAATCCTTAAATTTGAGTGGATGTAAATTCCTAACACAAAGCCCAGACCTGTCTGGAAGCCCAAACTTAGAGTTCCTGGATCTAAGCAATTGTAAAAGGTTAAAGGAGGTTCACTCTTCGGTTGGATCCCTCAAAAAGCTTGTTGACCTGAATCTTCAAAAATGCTCTAACCTTGTGAGGCTACCAGGAGAAGTCAACTGGAGATCCCtccgatccattaatctcaactacTGCACAAGGCTGGAGAGTTTCCCTGAAATTGAGGGGGAGATGAAATACATGACATCCTTGAGTCTAGACCACACTGGCATCAAAGCATTGCCTTCATCCATTGGATATCTAATTAACCTTAGATCGTTGGTGTTAGCTAATTGTGGAAACCTCACAGATCTACCTTGCGGCATTTATGCCTTGCAGAAGTTAGAGTTCGTTTCTTTGAATTGCCCAAAACTCGAAAAATTCCCAAAAAAGGTGGACTCTGAAGTGCTTCCAACTTACTCAAAGGTTTCACATGACAACAACCGTGACTCTTTAACGAAAAGATGA